From the genome of Zalophus californianus isolate mZalCal1 chromosome 6, mZalCal1.pri.v2, whole genome shotgun sequence, one region includes:
- the FLRT2 gene encoding leucine-rich repeat transmembrane protein FLRT2: MGLQTAQWPSHGAFFLKSWLLISLGLYSQVSKILACPSVCRCDRNFVYCNERSLTSVPLGIPEGVTVLYLHNNQINNAGFPAELHNVRSVHTVYLYGNQLDEFPMNLPKNVRVLHLQENNIQTISRAALAQLLKLEELHLDDNSISTVGVEDGAFREAISLKLLFLSKNHLSSVPVGLPVDLQELRVDENRIAVISDMAFQNLTSLERLIVDGNLLTNKGIAEGTFSHLTKLKEFSIVRNSLSHPPPDLPGTHLIRLYLQDNQINHIPLTAFSNLRKLEWLDISNNQLRMLTQGVFDNLSNLKQLTARNNPWFCDCSIKWVTEWLKYIPSSLNVRGFMCQGPEQVRGMAVRELNMNLLSCPTMTPGLPVFTPAPSTASPTTPPPTVSVPTPSRSYTPLTPTTARLPTIPDWDGRERVTPPISERIQLSIHFVNDTSIQVSWLSLFTVMAYKLTWVKMGHSLVGGIVQERIVSGEKQHLSLVNLEPRSTYRICLVPLDAFNYRAVEDTICSEATTHASYLNNGSNTASSHEQTTSHSMGSPFLLAGLIGGAVIFVLVVLLSVFCWHMHKKGRYTSQKWKYNRGRRKDDYCEAGTKKDNSILEMTETSFQIVSLNNDQLLKGDFRLQPIYTPNGGINYTDCHIPNNMRYCNSSVPDLEHCHT; the protein is encoded by the coding sequence ATGGGCCTACAGACCGCACAGTGGCCCAGCCATGGGGCTTTTTTCCTGAAATCTTGGCTTCTCATCTCCCTGGGGCTCTACTCACAAGTGTCAAAAATCTTAGCGTGCCCTAGTGTATGCCGCTGCGATAGGAACTTTGTCTACTGTAATGAGCGAAGCTTGACCTCAGTGCCTCTTGGGATCCCGGAGGGTGTAACCGTACTCTACCTCCACAACAACCAAATTAATAATGCTGGATTTCCTGCAGAACTGCACAATGTCCGGTCCGTGCACACGGTCTACCTTTATGGCAACCAACTGGATGAATTCCCCATGAACCTTCCCAAGAATGTCAGAGTTCTCCATTTGCAGGAAAACAACATTCAAACCATTTCACGGGCTGCTCTGGCCCAGCTCTTGAAGCTCGAGGAGCTTCACTTGGATGACAACTCGATATCCACAGTGGGGGTGGAAGACGGGGCCTTCCGGGAGGCTATTAGCCTCAAACTGTTGTTTCTATCCAAGAATCACCTGAGCAGTGTGCCTGTGGGGCTTCCTGTGGATTTGCAAGAGCTGAGAGTGGATGAAAATCGAATTGCTGTCATATCAGACATGGCCTTTCAGAACCTCACGAGCTTGGAGCGTCTGATTGTGGACGGCAACCTCCTGACCAACAAGGGCATTGCCGAGGGCACCTTCAGCCATCTCACCAAGCTCAAGGAATTTTCAATTGTTCGGAATTcactctcccaccctcctcctgaTCTCCCAGGTACACATCTGATCAGGCTTTACCTGCAGGACAACCAGATCAACCACATCCCTTTGACAGCCTTCTCAAATCTGCGCAAGCTAGAGTGGCTGGATATATCCAACAACCAACTCCGCATGTTGACTCAAGGGGTCTTTGATAATCTCTCCAACCTGAAGCAGCTCACTGCTCGGAATAACCCCTGGTTTTGTGACTGCAGCATTAAATGGGTCACAGAATGGCTCAAATACATCCCTTCATCTCTCAACGTGCGAGGTTTCATGTGCCAAGGGCCCGAGCAAGTCCGGGGGATGGCTGTCAGGGAGCTGAATATGAATCTTTTGTCCTGCCCCACCATGACCCCTGGGCTGCCTGTCTTTACCCCGGCCCCAAGTACAGCCTCTCCAACAACTCCGCCCCCAACCgtctctgtccctacccccagcAGAAGCTATACACCCCTGACTCCCACCACCGCCAGACTGCCTACAATTCCTGACTGGGACGGCAGAGAAAGAGTGACACCGCCTATTTCTGAACGGATCCAACTCTCTATCCATTTTGTGAACGACACGTCCATTCAAGTcagctggctctctctctttacTGTGATGGCGTACAAACTCACGTGGGTGAAAATGGGCCACAGTTTAGTAGGGGGCATTGTCCAGGAACGCATAGTCAGTGGTGAGAAGCAGCACTTGAGCCTGGTTAACCTAGAGCCCCGATCCACCTATCGGATTTGTTTGGTGCCCCTGGATGCTTTTAACTACCGAGCTGTGGAAGATACCATTTGTTCTGAGGCCACCACACATGCTTCCTATTTGAACAATGGCAGCAATACTGCTTCCAGCCATGAGCAGACGACTTCCCACAGCATGGGCTCCCCTTTCCTGCTGGCGGGCCTGATCGGGGGCGCAGTGATATTCGTGCTCGTGGTCTTGCTCAGTGTCTTTTGCTGGCACATGCACAAAAAGGGGCGCTACACGTCCCAGAAGTGGAAATACAACCGGGGCCGGCGGAAAGATGACTATTGTGAGGCAGGCACCAAGAAGGACAATTCCATCCTGGAGATGACTGAAACCAGCTTTCAGATCGTCTCCTTAAATAACGATCAGCTCCTTAAAGGAGATTTCAGACTGCAGCCCATTTACACCCCAAATGGGGGCATTAATTACACAGACTGCCATATCCCCAACAACATGCGATACTGCAACAGCAGTGTTCCAGATCTGGAGCACTGCCACACGTGA